The Candidatus Obscuribacterales bacterium genomic interval CGCGTAGTCAGTCGCCCAGTCGCATCCATCATTGACGTTGCCCTTATCGTTGGCCAGTACTTCAAGGAACACAGAGCCATGCCGGAAGGCTAGCCCCTTATCATCGTCGCCTTCATCTGATGGGTCATGTGACACGACGCGCTTGCCCAGCATCTTCCAGCCTAGCTTCTTGTGAGCGTCAATAGCAGCGTCGAACCACTCAGCCGGGATAATGCTGTTCTCTACGTCATCGTTAAACTCGCCTTCCCATACATGGCGGTACTTAGCCCGGCTCATGCTGGCCAAGTCATCTAGGCGCTCGGCCTCAAGCTCTGACGGGAACCAGGGGTTATCGGAGAAGCTAATCTCGATAGCCAATACTAGGTCGTCTTCATAATAGCCATCCCGGTCTAGCTTAGACTGAGCCCGCTTCAAATACTTTTCAACGATAGGGTCAGCAGAGCTGCCACGGTTCATGGTAAACCATATTTCAGGTTCTGAGTCTGAGCCAGCCGATGACCGGACGGATGGGGTCAGCAGCTTGAGAGACTTCTCGGATATGGTTTGCGCCTCTTCCACCCAGAAGTAATCCACGCCAGATAGCGACTTCAGTGACTCGGGATTGCGGGCCAAGCCCTTATAGAATATCTGACCGCCTGACGTGTGGGTGATGCGGTTGTTAGTGATGGTGAACCCTGGCGCGTCCAGACGCTCAATCTCGCTGCACATGAGCGAGTGAACCGAGTCATCGATACTATTCTGGAACTCACGACCGCAGCAGACAGACTTGCCATGCGATGCCAGCATGATGAACATATCGGCCACGGCGATTGACTTGCCCCCGCCACGGCCACCGACAGCCAGCTTAATGCGCTTAGGTTTCTGAATTAGCGGGGTTAGCTTTTCAGGAATCTGAAGGGTTGGCATGTTTGGCCGCTACAGGCTGGATAATCCACTGCGTTTGGATGGGGCCACCCTTGGGGCCTGTGATTTCCTGTGACTGCTTATCACTGTACCCATGGTTAGCTAACATTAGCTTGGCAATCGTGGCGTTGTGCTGACCTGAAAGGCTCCCAGATAGGAGTTTCCGCTCTTGCACTTCCTGAATTGTCTCTAACGTGTCCTTAAATGCTGGGTGTTTGTCTGCCCATGCATACAGCAGCGTCCGCCGTTTGTGTAGCTCACACGCCAATCCGGCGATGCTTGGAACTACATCTCCGCACTCAATATAGCCTCCGCCGACATACTCATCAGCCTTGGCTTGAACCTCTTCGTTGTAGTCTGTTGGTCGTCCCGCCATTACTTAGCCTTATGTGTGCGGCTGAAGTTAAAGTTGATGTCGTATAGGTCAAGAGCATCAGGGGAGC includes:
- a CDS encoding PBSX family phage terminase large subunit — encoded protein: MPTLQIPEKLTPLIQKPKRIKLAVGGRGGGKSIAVADMFIMLASHGKSVCCGREFQNSIDDSVHSLMCSEIERLDAPGFTITNNRITHTSGGQIFYKGLARNPESLKSLSGVDYFWVEEAQTISEKSLKLLTPSVRSSAGSDSEPEIWFTMNRGSSADPIVEKYLKRAQSKLDRDGYYEDDLVLAIEISFSDNPWFPSELEAERLDDLASMSRAKYRHVWEGEFNDDVENSIIPAEWFDAAIDAHKKLGWKMLGKRVVSHDPSDEGDDDKGLAFRHGSVFLEVLANDKGNVNDGCDWATDYA
- a CDS encoding terminase small subunit — translated: MAGRPTDYNEEVQAKADEYVGGGYIECGDVVPSIAGLACELHKRRTLLYAWADKHPAFKDTLETIQEVQERKLLSGSLSGQHNATIAKLMLANHGYSDKQSQEITGPKGGPIQTQWIIQPVAAKHANPSDS